CCAAGAGGAAATAGGGTCGTCTGCGCCCTAATCTTGTCCAAGTGCGGTCACTCATGTAGCCAATAATGGGCTGTGCGATTAACCCACTCATGGGAGCGGCTAACCATAAAATGGGGATTTGTTCAGGATTGGCTCCTAAATATTCATAAATGGCACTGGTATTTGCCATTTGTAATGTCCAACCGAACTGAATTCCGAAGAAGCCAAAACTCATATTCCAGAGTTGGACAAAACCAAGGGGGGCTTTTTTAAATCTTTTTTGCCAGTTTTTAATTTTTTGGACGTTTTGTCTCATACAAGGTTGATATTAGACTCTCAATTCGTCAACTACAAAATATAGTGATTCCAAGTAAAAACCATATATTCAGTAATGTTTAATGACAGAATATGCCTTTAACCTTGTTGTACAGAACTGAATTGGAATAACTGTAGTGAACTCGGTAATAATGTATCAAGACAAGCGGATTACTGAGTTTAGGGAGCTTTTGCCATTTCAGGTTCGGAAAACCCTTTTCCCTAAAGCAGACAGTGAGCAGAAGTGGTTTTTAGCATTATTTCAAGAGAGGTAATTGTCTAAGTAGTAAGTAAGAAAAGGGAAGAAAGGCTATGAGTGAGGAGGAATTGCTGTCTAAAACTGAGCCGTTACCAAAACAAAACTTAAATCAAGAGGAGTTATCTTCTCCAACTTCTGAGGAAAAGGTAATCAATCAAACGGAACAACCAAGTTCGGTTCAGGAAAATTCAAATTCTCTCTTAGAACTACAATTTAGCGATTTACGGATTAAACTGCAAATTGGCTTTGCTTTTCTTACGTTTGTGCTACTTGGTGCCAATGATGCCGCGATCGGTGTTTTGCTTCCTCATTGGGGAAGTTATTACAACGTAGATAAAGCGATGCTGAGTTTAGTGTTTTTTGCTGGCTCTTTGGGTTATTTAGTGGCAGCCTTAAATAGTAATTTCTTATTCCGAAAGTTAGGGAATGTTAAATTTCTATCTTTGGGTAAGGCAGCCTTTTTAAGTGGCGTTATAATTTTTTGCTTTCAACCTCCTCTTTATCTAATTCTCACTGTTCCCTTTCTGTTAGGATTTGGCGCGGCAATTCTAGAGGCAGCCTTAAATGCTCATCTGACTAAATTCCCCAATAAAAGTGTTTTGCTAAACTACCTTCATTCCTTTTATGGAGTAGGTGCTCTCCTCAGCCCTTTTCTCGCGTCTCAAATTTTAGAAGCTGATTGGCGTTGGAGCGTTATTTATTTTGGTATTTCTGCCCTCAGTCTAATTCTCTTAATTAGTATGCGTTGGTTATTTACTAGTGCAGATCGAGGTAACTCTAATAGCGACTCAGAAAATACACCAGTAGAAAGCCCGTTGAGATACCGATTTGTTTGGTTATTTGCCTTCTTTTTGCTCTTCTATGCCGGTGCAGAAATTAGCTTAGGGAATTGGAGTTATAGTTTTCTCACGCAATATCGTCATGAAGATAATGTGCTAGCTGGTTGGTTAATGAGTGGGTATTGGTTCGGGTTAACAGTAGGGCGAGTTTGTATTGGCCCCTTGACCAATAAATTAGGAACTCGAAAAATTATTAATCTCTGTTTAGTGGGAGTAATGATTGGGGTTTTTACCTTAATTTTCATGAGCTTCAGTATTACTAGTGCCTTTGGTTTATTACTAACAGGGTTTTGTCTTGGCCCCATTTTACCCACAGCTTTAGCCTTTTTATCAAATATTATTCCTTCCTATCTTTTAACAGGTGCAATTAGTTTTATTGCTAGCTTGGGTAGTCTTGGGAAAGCATTTTTTCCTTGGATTGCTGGCAATATTGCTGATAATTTAGGCTTAGAAATGTTTTTACCTTATATTATCGTGCTCACTGCATTAATGATCACTTTATGGGCTCTCATTCTTGCTCGTGAGAATCAAAGTTATGCCAATTCTTGATAGCAACTAGAGAGATATGCCATTTTCAGTTAGGAATTTTTCTCTAATTGGTATTAGCCCCCTTTTCCAAGAGGGCAGTTATTAGAAAGGATTAACGCCAATCATCCCAATCATTGTTAAAGATAGAAGTATCGGGAAAGGCAGTGGGATTGCCGTTATCTTCTAACCGTCGCTTCAACCCTTGCAATTGCTCATTAGAATAGAAGCGTCCATCAACTAATTCATAAGGATAGACATCTTCTTCTAAGGCAAAAGCAGCAGTTGTCCCGGCAGCAGCACCCACTGACCATTCAAAAGAATGCACCCGATAAGCCGCAGCGGCAATATTACTGGTAGCAATACTTTTACCTGCAATGAGGAAGTTATCAATGTCTTGGGGAATTAAGGCGCGTAAGGGAATTTGGAAGGGATAGGCTTGCCCCTCAGCCCGTCTGGTTCCTTCTCGTTCAGTGTTACCCGGTTTTTCTGGAGGATGTTCGGTCATACAGGGATGAAAATCAATGGCATAGTGACCAATGCCCACTGAGTCGGGATAAATGCGCGATCGCGCTCTTTGGTCTGTGTCTTCTCCTAACATCGCAGCGATCGCCTCAGTTCCAGCTAATTCCTGTTTTAGCCACTGGTATTCACTATCAGATAGGGTTTCTTGATAATACTCATCGGTCAGATCATTACGGGTGATATCCACTTCCCAGATCGTAAAGCCATCAGGATAACCTTCTCCTTCCCGTCCAATAATCCGTCGCCCTTCCCGAATATAGGGATACTTAGACAAGCCATGTTCCGTTCCCATTGGAGAATCTAACCCACTCAAGAAGCGATTATTCGGATGAGGCTCTTTAAACTCATCTCCTAATTGGGAATCGGTGGTTCCTGCTACTAACCAGTGAAAATATCCTAAAGCGTGTTCTTCTCCTCTTCTGAGAGTTTCGGTGCGTAATCCTCCCATCCAGCCACCGGGAGATAATTGTCCAGACTCTTCTAGTTGTTCTCGGGTATAAATGAAATTATCCTCAGCAGTGCCAGGACGATAATCATTTCCCCAAGTCCAATTCTGCATGGAAATATCTCCAGGGGTAGGCTTAGTGAAACCAATCCCGCCAAAACGGTCTTGTTCCCCTGTTTCTGGACTCCATAAGCGACGATAAGTAAAGACTAAATCAAAACTTGCCAACCGTTCTAACTCGTAGCTGTAATAGGGCTCATACTGGGCATAAAAATCAGGCTCAGGGTGATCTTGTGGTTCTTCTGTCGCCTCCATCGCAAAGGTATAGGTAAAGCCTTGGGTACAATAGCGATCACCACTTTCAGTCACTGAAGAAGGTTCAAGATGAGAACGGGGATCAAGACCTAAACGATAAGGAACATCTGCTAATCCTACTAATTCCCCAGTTTCGGTAGCATCAATCACATACCAATCATCATCTTGGGGCATAAATTCGATAATGGTTTTCTTGAACTGATCAGAATCTTCATACTGATACCAATCTTCGATGGTTTCCGAGAGATGATAGGTATTGAGAGGAGGCGCGTCGTCAGTGGGTTCATGTTGAATCCCAATTACTCTCTCCATGAGAGTTCCATCAGCATTCAAATCTAAATCCTTAACCACAGTAGATGGGAACCATTTGAGTGTTCCTTGTCCTTCCCTTTCCGCATCTTCTAACTGAGATTGAAGCATAGAGTGAGCATCATCAGGGAAAAAGCAAGATAGACTTACCCAACAGTCCCCAGGATTTAATTCTCCATAATAATCTTCAATCCGCTCGCGCAATTCAAGATATCCTTGAGGGAAGAAGAATTGTTCCCGTTGAGTGGGGCGTTCATCTAGTGCCGAAGTTCCTTGAGAGGAAATTTGCCCCCCCAGCCAATCAGTTATTTCTGTAACACAAACCGTTTTTCCAGCTAAAAGACCTTCATAAGCAGCAGCAGCACCAGCTAAGCCACCACCAGCGACAAAGATATCACAAGTGACAGTCTCATCAGGAGAAGGAACTGCTGCGGTAGCAGGACGAGAAATGGCGGTACTAGTAACAGCAAATACAAGCGAA
This window of the Euhalothece natronophila Z-M001 genome carries:
- a CDS encoding FAD-dependent oxidoreductase, yielding MSLRLISAFSLVFAVTSTAISRPATAAVPSPDETVTCDIFVAGGGLAGAAAAYEGLLAGKTVCVTEITDWLGGQISSQGTSALDERPTQREQFFFPQGYLELRERIEDYYGELNPGDCWVSLSCFFPDDAHSMLQSQLEDAEREGQGTLKWFPSTVVKDLDLNADGTLMERVIGIQHEPTDDAPPLNTYHLSETIEDWYQYEDSDQFKKTIIEFMPQDDDWYVIDATETGELVGLADVPYRLGLDPRSHLEPSSVTESGDRYCTQGFTYTFAMEATEEPQDHPEPDFYAQYEPYYSYELERLASFDLVFTYRRLWSPETGEQDRFGGIGFTKPTPGDISMQNWTWGNDYRPGTAEDNFIYTREQLEESGQLSPGGWMGGLRTETLRRGEEHALGYFHWLVAGTTDSQLGDEFKEPHPNNRFLSGLDSPMGTEHGLSKYPYIREGRRIIGREGEGYPDGFTIWEVDITRNDLTDEYYQETLSDSEYQWLKQELAGTEAIAAMLGEDTDQRARSRIYPDSVGIGHYAIDFHPCMTEHPPEKPGNTEREGTRRAEGQAYPFQIPLRALIPQDIDNFLIAGKSIATSNIAAAAYRVHSFEWSVGAAAGTTAAFALEEDVYPYELVDGRFYSNEQLQGLKRRLEDNGNPTAFPDTSIFNNDWDDWR
- a CDS encoding MFS transporter, yielding MSEEELLSKTEPLPKQNLNQEELSSPTSEEKVINQTEQPSSVQENSNSLLELQFSDLRIKLQIGFAFLTFVLLGANDAAIGVLLPHWGSYYNVDKAMLSLVFFAGSLGYLVAALNSNFLFRKLGNVKFLSLGKAAFLSGVIIFCFQPPLYLILTVPFLLGFGAAILEAALNAHLTKFPNKSVLLNYLHSFYGVGALLSPFLASQILEADWRWSVIYFGISALSLILLISMRWLFTSADRGNSNSDSENTPVESPLRYRFVWLFAFFLLFYAGAEISLGNWSYSFLTQYRHEDNVLAGWLMSGYWFGLTVGRVCIGPLTNKLGTRKIINLCLVGVMIGVFTLIFMSFSITSAFGLLLTGFCLGPILPTALAFLSNIIPSYLLTGAISFIASLGSLGKAFFPWIAGNIADNLGLEMFLPYIIVLTALMITLWALILARENQSYANS